In one Myotis daubentonii chromosome 1, mMyoDau2.1, whole genome shotgun sequence genomic region, the following are encoded:
- the LOC132227476 gene encoding cytochrome c oxidase subunit 7B2, mitochondrial, with protein MMFPLARNILRSVKIRSFQQIRARQSHKKHSPDFHDKYGDTILASGSIFCVVAWLFTATQIGIVWNLSPVGRVTPKEWNDK; from the coding sequence ATGATGTTTCCCTTGGCTAGAAATATATTGAGAAGTGTCAAGATTCGAAGCTTTCAGCAAATAAGGGCAAGACAGAGCCACAAGAAACACTCCCCAGATTTCCATGACAAATATGGTGACACTATACTAGCCAGTGGCTCCATTTTCTGTGTTGTTGCATGGTTATTTACAGCTACACAGATTGGAATAGTATGGAACCTGTCCCCTGTTGGCAGAGTCACTCCAAAAGAATGGAATGATAAGTAA